From the Brassica napus cultivar Da-Ae chromosome A8, Da-Ae, whole genome shotgun sequence genome, one window contains:
- the LOC125576902 gene encoding uncharacterized protein LOC125576902: MEFGGRSSYKEKGKGKGNETDVRCFCALPAKKCKSWTDKNPGRRFYGCERWKSPLDCGFFQWIDEEEPFGWQKQALIKARDEISEQKRTIMELKKTISHLQSDLGKNAEIEEEIINGFLNM; this comes from the exons ATGGAATTCGGTGGCAGATCGAGCTATAAGGAAAAGGGAAAGGGAAAGGGTAATGAAACCGATGTGCGTTGTTTCTGTGCGTTGCCGGCGAAGAAATGTAAATCTTGGACGGACAAAAATCCTGGCCGGAGGTTCTACGGGTGTGAACGCTGGAAG AGTCCACTTGATTGTGGGTTTTTCCAATGGATCGATGAGGAAGAACCTTTCGGATGGCAAAAGCAAGCTCTGATTAAAGCTAGAGACGAAATTTCTGAACAAAAGCGGACTATCATGGAATTGAAAAAGACCATCTCGCACCTCCAGAGTGATTTGGGCAAAAATGCAGAAATAGAGGAAGAAATCATTAACGGGTTTCTAAATATGTGA
- the LOC106418817 gene encoding uncharacterized protein LOC106418817, protein MTQLFPQGVPRFSFITWLAVKNRLSTGDHMRTWGHTQGCIFCGETNETRDHLFFACPYTFTVWIEVVGTLLGRDPDPDWENTLDHLTHHRFDFLTSILIRLVFQVTIYMVWRERNDRKHMKNPRQAGQLEKVIDKTVRNRITSTKYTQKPRLRGLLQLWFTAHM, encoded by the coding sequence ATGACACAATTGTTCCCTCAGGGAGTGCCTAGGTTCTCTTTTATAACTTGGCTTGCTGTGAAGAATAGACTATCTACGGGGGATCATATGAGGACTTGGGGTCACACCCAGGGCTGTATCTTTTGCGGTGAAACGAATGAGACTCGGGACCACCTCTTTTTTGCTTGCCCTTACACGTTTACGGTTTGGATTGAAGTGGTAGGCACGCTGTTGGGAAGAGACCCGGACCCGGACTGGGAGAACACGCTGGATCACTTGACACACCACCGGTTTGATTTCCTTACCTCAATCCTCATACGGCTAGTGTTCCAAGTTACTATCTATATGGTTTGGAGGGAGAGGAATGATAGGAAGCATATGAAGAATCCGAGACAGGCCGGCCAATTGGAAAAGGTCATCGACAAGACTGTGAGGAACAGGATCACATCCACAAAGTACACTCAGAAGCCACGCTTGAGAGGCCTACTTCAGCTCTGGTTCACAGCCCACATGTAG